One genomic segment of Sanyastnella coralliicola includes these proteins:
- the miaA gene encoding tRNA (adenosine(37)-N6)-dimethylallyltransferase MiaA produces MSRPLLIVLAGPTAIGKTAAAIRLAQHFDAEIVSADSRQFYKELSIGTAKQTPEERAQAVHHFVDFLSIEDEYSAGDFERDVIEFLDQYFKEKSVAILTGGSGLYIKAITKGFDELPSDLLIRASLIKKFEEKGIEPLQEELKALDPEHYAAMDIHNPQRLMRALEVCKASGQKYSDLRLTAGKERAFDVLYVGLTAEREVIYDRINQRVDLMMEAGLEAEAKAVFPQRDRNALNTVGYKELFQYFDGELDKETAVEKIKQHTRNFAKRQMTWFRKNTDIQWFDFRASEEMISWIEDAITKRQEA; encoded by the coding sequence ATGTCAAGGCCGCTGTTGATCGTTCTCGCTGGTCCTACTGCGATCGGTAAAACAGCTGCGGCTATTCGATTGGCGCAACACTTTGATGCTGAGATTGTCTCAGCCGATTCTCGTCAATTCTACAAGGAGCTTTCCATAGGCACAGCGAAGCAAACACCTGAAGAGCGCGCCCAAGCTGTCCATCACTTTGTAGACTTCTTAAGCATCGAAGATGAATACAGCGCTGGAGATTTCGAACGTGATGTCATTGAGTTCCTCGATCAGTACTTCAAAGAAAAATCGGTAGCGATTCTAACCGGTGGAAGCGGTCTTTACATCAAAGCCATTACCAAAGGTTTTGACGAACTCCCAAGTGACCTGCTCATTCGTGCTTCTTTGATTAAGAAGTTCGAAGAAAAAGGTATTGAGCCTCTTCAAGAAGAACTCAAAGCACTTGATCCTGAGCACTACGCTGCTATGGACATCCACAACCCTCAGCGTCTAATGCGGGCCTTGGAAGTGTGTAAGGCTTCTGGTCAGAAGTATTCTGATCTCCGCCTCACGGCGGGAAAAGAGCGCGCCTTTGATGTGCTGTATGTCGGCCTAACTGCCGAAAGAGAAGTCATTTACGACCGCATCAATCAACGAGTTGACCTAATGATGGAAGCCGGTTTGGAAGCAGAGGCCAAGGCGGTATTTCCACAAAGAGATCGCAATGCCTTGAACACCGTGGGCTATAAAGAGTTATTCCAATACTTCGACGGTGAGTTAGACAAGGAAACGGCCGTCGAAAAGATCAAACAACACACGAGAAACTTCGCCAAACGCCAAATGACCTGGTTCCGCAAAAACACGGATATTCAGTGGTTCGATTTCCGCGCTAGCGAAGAAATGATCAGTTGGATTGAAGATGCCATCACGAAAAGACAAGAAGCGTAA